The genome window TCCGTTTTCTCCAAACATGCCACGTCCGTTCAATTGGTGCTGTATACGCAGGGTGAACACGATCCGCTCATCGAGCTGCGGCTGGACCCGCGATACAACAAAACCGGCGATGTCTGGCATATTTTTATTCGCGGTATCGATCCGGGCATCCGCTATGCCTACCGGATGGATCGCCAGCCGAATACGGCGCCGCACATCCATTATTTTAACCCGGCGATTGTGTTGCTGGACCCGTACGCGAAAGCGTTTTCCGGATCGCCGCAATGGGGGCAGTTGCACAACCGGCGCGGACAAAAAGTGGTTTCGCAAAAAAACACCCGGCGCTGCCTGGTGGTAGATGACGACGGCTTCGATTGGGGATTTGATCAACCGCTGAACACGCCGTTGGCGGATTCGGTGATTTACGAAATGCACGTTCGCGGATTCACCCAGCACCACAGCGCCGGAGCGCAACATCCCGGCACTTTTCGCGGGGTAATCGAGAAAATCCCGTATCTGAAAAAATTGGGCATTACCGCAGTGGAACTGTTGCCCATCAACGAATTTGAAGAGGGCGAAGGCGATCGCTACAATCCCCAAACCGGGCAGCGGCTGCTCAATTTTTGGGGATATAATTCGATCGGGTTTTTCGCGCCGAAAGCCTCGTACGCGCACGACAACCAAAATGACGGACCGGTTCGCGAATTTAAAGAAATGGTAAAAGCGCTGCACGAAGCGGGCATCGAAGTTATTCTCGATATTGTTTTCAACCACACCGCCGAAGGTCAGGCAGATGGGCCAACCTACAATTTCCGGGGATTGGACAACGGGATTTATTACATCATCGATCCGGTTACCGGAGAATATCACAACTATTCCGGCTGCGGAAATACGATGAACTGCAACCATCCGGTGGTGCGCGATCTGATTATCGATTGCCTGCACTATTGGGTGACCGAAATGCATGTTGATGGTTTCCGGTTCGATCTTGCATCCATTTTGGGACGCGGGCAGGATGGAAGCGTGCTGGCAAACCCGCCGCTGATCGAGCGCATCGCGGGCGATCCGATTTTGGCAAATACCAAACTCATCGCCGAAGCGTGGGATGCCGCCGGATTGTATCAGGTTGGCGAATTTCCCGCATGGGGACGATGGGCGGAGTGGAACGGCAAATATCGCGATGACATCCGCCGTTTTGTGAAAAGTGACGCCGGGATGGTTCCCGCGCTGGCCGCACGGCTGGCCGGCAGCGAAGATTTATATGAAGATGACGGGCGCGAACCGTTTCACAGCATCAATTTTATCACCAGTCACGACGGATTTACCTTGCGCGATTTGGTGACTTACAACGACAAACACAATCTCGCCAACGGCGAAAACAATCGCGACGGAACGAACGACAATTACAGTTGGAATTGCGGCACAGAAGGACCAACGGATGATGACGCCATCAGCAATTTGCGCCTGAGGCAGATGAAAAATATGGCCGCGCTGCTGATGCTTTCCCACGGCGTGCCAATGATGCTCGCTGGCGACGAACTCGGGCGAACCCAGCACGGGAACAACAACGCCTATTGCCAGGACAACGAAATCGGTTGGATGGATTGGCAACGCAACCGCGATTCCGGCGATTTATTGCGTTTTTTTCAACAGCTGATTCACATCCGAAAAGAGCACCCGAACCTGCGCCGCGCCAGTTACGATCGCGCCCACGGTGCCGCTTCGCCCTTGATCACTTGGCACGGTACGCGATTGAACCAGCCGGATTGGTCCGCCGGATCACGTTCGCTGGGCATGCATTTGCACAGCAATCCCGCGGATTTTGATATGTATCTCATCGCCAATTCCTATTGGGATTCGCTCAGCTTTGAGCTGCCCGGCACCCGAAGCGGGCGCGAATGGCACCGCGCGATGGACACCAGTTTGGTATCCCCGGAGGATATTTTACCCATCGGGAAAGAAGAAATTTTGCAAAATCAAAAAATTTATACGGTTGGTGAACGGTCGGTAGTGCTGTTGATTTCGAAATAAACATCAGCTGTTGGCGAGCGCTGCGCAGGGTTTGCACAACCCTTCCGCAACCATCGACAGCGAATCCAGCTGATAGCCTTCCGGTAAATCCACTTCCGGAATTTTGATCAGCGGGAGGCAAAATGTGTGTCCGCAACGGCGGCACTGGAAATGCAAATGCTGATCGTTGTGCTGATGTGCAGAGCAATCCTCCGGATGGCAGAGTGCATATTTTGTCACCGGAGAATCATCAACGATTTTGTGGATAAGTCCATTAGTTTCAAATGTTTCCAACGTTCTGTAAATCGTAACCCTGTCACAATTCACCCCCAATTCCCGCTCCAAATCCGCGTGGCTCATCGCATAATTATTCTGTTGAAATGCGCTTAAAATCGCCAGTCGTTTTTCGGTCGGGCGAATCTGATGGGTTCGCAAGGTTTTTACGGTCAGTGCATTCATTTTATCAGCCACATGTTTGATCCAGAAATCAGCTTCAACCGGAAACGATTGAATTTTATTTAACAGTAAATTTTATCCACTGTTTTGTGATTAGGCAAGCGAAAAACGAATATCCAACTTTTTTTGCAACTTTGTTGCAATTTCACTTTAGAAAAACTATATTTGCAACCCTGTTGCAAAAACAGACGTAAGATCGTTTACATTTAATCGAGGGCATTAACCTGTGGGAACATTCGTTTTGAAAATTGCGGATCGTTATAATTTGGATAAATTGGGAATTTCGGCATCCCTGCTGTGCGCTATTCATTGTGCGCTGGTGCCGGTAATTTTGCCGTTGATGAGCGCTGTCGGGCTCGGTTTTTTGTGGTCACATGAATTTGAATTTTTTATGATCGCACTGGCATTTGTTGTGGGAATTTGGGCGTTGAGCCACGGCTATCGTCACGCACACCGCAAGCTGTTGCCGTTTGTGCTGTTTACGATTGGTATCGGCATTATTTTCCTGAGCAAATTAATTTTTCACCATGAATACGAGTTCATCATCCTGCCAATCGGCGCGATTTTTATTGTCACCGCCCACTGGCGAAACTGGAAATTGCATACCCACTGCCCCGCTGCGGACCACTCACACGATCACTAAATCTATAAATTACAGATATTTACAAACCGTTTTATTCACTCACCGATTTTATTCCCCAACTGAACAGCACGCACAATTGCCGCCGCAACCATTTGCGCGGCAACTTCGCCAACGATGCTCACATCCGCTGCTAATTCGCCGGTGCTGAGGGCAAAAACCACGTCGCCATCGTGCATCGTGTGCGCCGGACGCGTAGAACGGGCGATGCCGTTTTGGGCCATCTGGGCTATTTTGTTGATTTCTTCTTTTGTGAATTTCGCGTTGGTTGCCACAACCGCAAGCGTAGTGTTTGTACCGTCCGCTTCCGTCGGGAAACCGCCGCGAATCACTGTGTGCAGCGTGTTGGCAAAACCGCTGCCATCGGGATTTCGCACACCGGCGACAATTTGCCCGTTTGCCGGATCGATCACATCGCCGAGTGCGTTCGCCACGGCAATCGCACCGACACGAATACCGCCGGGTAACTCCGTCGCAGCACTGGCGACGCCGCCGTTCATCGCAAATTCTCGTCCCATAATTTTCCCGACCATCGCGCCACGCCCAACGCCGGTCTGCCCTTCTGCAAAATTTTTCCCGGCATTGGCACATGCATCGTAGCCCATTTGAACGCTGGGAAAATCAGTGTTGCGTTCATTCGTTAAATCGAAAATAATCGCTGCGGGAATAATCGGTACGATAATTCCGCGAGCGTCGTATCCGATCGCGTTTTCCGCACACCACTGCATGGCGCCATCTGCCGTTCGCAATCCGAATGCGCTGCCGCCGCTGAGCATAATGCCATGAATTTTACGCACCATAAATGTGGGGCGAAGCAATTCCGTTTCGCGGGTGCCGGGTGCGGAACCGCGCACATCCACACCGGCGATTGCGCCTTCGCGGCACAAAATCATGGTGCAGCCGGTTGCTTCCGTGTCGTGCGTGCTGTGCCCGACTTCGATGCCGGGGATGTCGGTTATTTTCATAATTTTATTATTTTCAATTGTTTATTGTGCAAAAATTCCGGTTAACACAAATGATTCCGATTCAATTTTTTGAGCCAAGGTAGTCATCCCTTCGGTGGTGCTGATATCCGGATTGAACGATCCGTCAACTTTTTGGATCCAAATCAAACTATCCGTGAAATTCCCAAGCAAAAAATAATTGATCGATTTCAGGGTGTAAACAGATAAAACTGTCAGCGGTAAACCATTGGAAAATGACCAATTAGGCTTGGCGCTCAACAACGAATCCGCAAATTGGTTGGATACCGTAAAATTTTTCATCCCGTTTCGCGTGAACGCCAACCCGGAGAAGATTTCCTCGCGGTTGCCGGACATGCTCAAGCCTTCGTTCAAAACAGAATTGGCATTTGCAAGATTCCCTTTTACCAGATAACACCACCCCAAGCCTGCGATTGCCTCAATCTGGTTTGCTTTATCCCGTGCATCCAGAAAATGCGCAATTGCGGCATCATAATCCTTTGCCTGGAAAGCGTTCCAACCGTCTTCGACAAATTCTGCATAACTTTTTTCTTCGGGCGGCTTTACCGGATTTTTACCGGAACATCCCACAATTCCCCAAAAAATGATCAACATACTGAATAATAAAACAAATTTTTTCATGATTCATATTCCCGTTGCTATTTGATCAAAAGCATTTTTCGAACCAGCGTTGTGTTTTCCGAAGAAAGCTGGTAAAAATAGAAACCACTGCCCACATTCCGGGCGTGGTTGTTTTTGCCGTCCCACTGAATTTTATACATCCCGGCGGAATTTCCGGCAACGTTATATTCGCGGATGAGCCGCCCCTGCAGGTCAAAAATACGAATGGAAACATCGGTTGCTTGCGGCAGAGAAAAACTGATATTCGTTGTTGGATTAAACGGATTGGGATAATTCTGGAAAAGCTCAAATCCGTTGCTGACACTGGCTTCGAGGTCATTCAAATTCTTTTTGGCAACGATTTTTATTTCATTGCCGGCAAATTCTGAAAGCTGAACCAATGCATCATCACTTTCGAAACGAACGCCGGTCGAAACCCATTCACCGGATTCATTACGCATAATTTCAAATGTTTTTGCATCCGAAAAAGTTAGCTTTTTTGGATAAATTTTCAGCGTCGCATTTGTTGCGATAGTCGGTGTTAGCGAAGTTCTGGCGATATAACCATCGTTTTCCAACCGGCTTTCGGCAAAAAATAATTGTTCAGCTTCGATGGTTTTTCCGGGGATTTCGAACACTACCGCATTGTCCGGGGTCGGTAACACCATTGGCAATTCGGGGATCGCGTATTGGATATTCACTGTTCGTGTCACCATATTTTCGACGCCATTTATTGCCGTCCCACCGACGGATATTACATGCACGCCCTTCATCGCAAATTCAAAAGCGCCGCTGAATACCCGTTCCGGCTCATCCAATGCTTGCAGCGTAACCTGATTGGTATCACCGGCAAATGCCACATTTCCGAATGGCTGCTCGGATAATTCCCTGTCGGTGGTTAATACCAGATCCACAAATCTGTTATTTGCCGGATTGGCAAATATCGACAGGTTCAGATTTGGCGGGTCCGCCAATCCATTCAGCCGATATCGATACACATTCATATACGATTGCGGGGAAGCACCAAATCCCCGGTTTGACAACGCTGTTATCAGCGAATCCTGAACAACCAATCCAACTGGTGGAAAACTAAAAACGTTAAATTCCTCATAAAATTCAGGATCTATCACCTCAAGCAATGTGCCATTTTGGGCAAAAACCAAAAGCCTGGTTGAAGGCGCATCGCCGAGTACCACCATATTTCCCAAATTATCAAATCCAATATTCAGCCCTTCACGAACTTCCGGTACGGTTGTTTTCCAGATTCTGTTGCCCAAACTATCAATGGCTTCCAGATAACATTCCCGTCCAACCTTTCCGGTTATAAATATTTTGTTATCAAAAATTTTCAAATCTCTTATCGTGAATTCCGGTGAAGCGCCATAATCAACCTCCGGAAACACCCAGCTTATCGAATCGCCGGGCTGAAAACCGGCCGCATATTTTAACACAAATGCGTCTTTCCGATCATTATAATTACCATCTGGATAAGCACTGACGTAGATATTATTTTCCAAATCGTTTGATAACCGGATGTTGTCGAATCTGGTGTCGCCCGGAAAATTATAAAGCTCATCCCATTGTAAAGTCCCGTTTGTGTCATACGCGATTGTTGAAATTAAATGATCAAGATTTTGGTATTTTGTAAACCCCGTAACGATAATTCGGCCGGTTTCCAGAAACAGTATTTTTTGAGCATAGTCATTTTTTAAAGTTCCGCTGTTACTGTCGAAATAGCGCACCCAGTTTTCAGTTCCATTGGCGGCAATGCTAACTGTAATAAAATCAACATCTGAACTCGTTTCTGTGTAGCCGCATAAATATATTGAACCATTGGGTGCAATTACCATATCGGTAAAAATTGTGGCGGTGCCGGAGAATCCCGGATATTTTTGATGCCAAATCACTTGTCCGCTATTGTTTAGCTTTGTTATCGAAAACAGATTATTGAAGTAGTCTTCGATGACTGCAATATAAATATTTCCGTCATCGTCTGTTTCGAAATCGATCAGGTTTAATTTTTCGGAACTATCCGCCTGCTCTATATATTGCCACAGCAATTGTCCGTTGGTATCGACTTTATTTATCAATATGTCTTCATACAGCCCTTTTTCCCGTTTCGAAATGCCACCGGCAACAAACTGCCCGTTGGATAATCGCAACAGTTTTTCCCCGAAATCGCTGGATACTCGCACATCTTCGAATGCTTCCCAAATGACATTCCCGCTGCTGTCGAATGTTTTGATGTAATTATTCGCGTCAGTGACATTTATTGCCGGGAAAATTGAACATTCGTGTATTAACCCATCCGGTGTTAAAATCAATTTTTTTGAGACATTTACAAGACCGATGCCATCCGGGCGATCGACAGACAATTTCCATTCGCGCGATCCGTTTGCATCAATTTTATGCAATTCCCGGGAAATTATATTGGAAGAATCATGAGTTACACCAAGATAAGTGTTATTGTTTGCATCAACGATGAAATGGAGCAAACCTGCTGCATCTTCGATCACGAATTGATAATTCCATTCAACATCGCCATTTGGCGCAATTTTTTTAAGGAAACCAATAATTTCGGATGTTGCGAGATTGCTGGCTAACGCACCAATAAATAATCCACCTTCGTTGCCCAGTTCTATTTGCGGCTTCTGTCGGACAACAATTTCCGGGTAAAATCCGACGTTCGAATACACCCCATCAGCCGTAAGTTTGCCGATTGAGATTCCACCGCCGGTCATGCTGCTATCCGGATTTAAGTCTGTTGTAATCGTGTAAATTGAATTCTCCGAATCAATAACACTATCAAAACCTGACAAGGCAATTTCATCAAGATTCGACCATAGAATTTCAAGATTATTGCTGATTTTGGTGGTTTTAAGATGATCCGGATCAGGTTGGGAATAGCCGGGTAGAAAATAATTTAAAATGATATTTTCATCAGAATCCAGCTGAAGTGAACAATCCAGAAAAGCCTGGCTATCGTTAATCACAATGGAATCGATCTCCGTAAAATCAGCCGATAGCTTTTTGATGATAATTTCACTTTCGAAAGCAGTGCCGCTTTGAGCAAGTTTCATCAAAAAAATATTGTTCTGTGAATCAACAACAAATTTCAATGTGCTCAGCGCTAATGACTGGATAATATCCGCAAATAATTTTCGGTCGGTTATTTCGCCTGCCGGATTTAACCTGATTAGAAAAGGTATGTCCGATTCTGATTGTGTTGGATAGAGCTGGACAGAGCCGAAAATCAACACATTTTGATCTGCATCGAACGCCATTCCTTTTAAAGTATGAACTGTGTTTGGTTCAACTTCAATAAATTTTTGCCATATTTGAGCACCCCCCGAATTGAATTTAGAAACGAGAATAACCAAAACCCCATTCGGGTTTTCTGCTCGCGAAAGTATATAAATATTTCCGTTTGAATCTGCCTGATAATCAATTGGCGTTAGCGGAGTATTCCCAAATTGCCCGGAGCCGTACACGTGTTCCCATTGCAACTCGGCTGTTTGTCCGAACAAGCTGTCCGCTAAAAATTAAAAGAATAAAACAAAGTAGCAGATCGGCAATTAACTCGCGCTTCATTTTAGATTCTCCACAATTCTAGATAAAAAAAATTTCCGGGTGCTCTTTAAGGTGTTGCACTATTTTTCTCATGAAAATATTATCGAATGGAATTAAAAAAAACAATACCAAAAACTCCAAAGATTAATCAGGAGTAAAAAGTCTTTTTCTAACAATACTTTTTGGGGGGAAATAATCGTCGAAGCAAGCTTAAGTAATGTATTCGTGGATTATAGTAAAATATGCGGAATTAATATTTGTAAACAATTAACGGATATTTTATCCGTCACCGGAAATTTCGGAGGGTTTATTAATCGGGGATTCATCCGCGGTCACCTGCCCGTTGCCGGATTCCGGCTGAAACGGCAGCCGGATATTGAACACAGTGCCACGTCCCAAACGGCTGGTGGCATCGATGTGTCCGTTGTGCCGGTTGATGATCTGCTTCACGATCGCCAGCCCGAAACCGCTGCCGCCCTCGTCTTTCCGCGTGGTAAAAAACGGGTCGAAAATGCGCTCGAGATATTCATTTTCGATGCCCACGCCGTCATCGAGAATTTCCACATGCACCCAGGGATTCGGGTGTCGCCGGGAAATGGAGCGCAACGGTTTGGTGGTAATTTTAATCCGTCCCGCCGTATTCACGCGCATGGCGCGAACGCTGTTCTCGAACAAATTGGTGAACACGCGCCGCAACTGCCCAACGTCCAGCATCAACTTTGGCAAATTCCGATCGAAATTTTTTTCAACGGTGATATGTTCGGGAATATCAACCATATCCAGGCTCATTTCGATGACCTGATTGATATCCACATGTTTTTGGGAAAGCTCCTGCGGTCGGGCGTAATTCAACAAATCGTTGACCATTTTTTCCATGTAAATGGCGTGTTTTTCCAATCGTGGATTGGGATT of Calditrichia bacterium contains these proteins:
- the glgX gene encoding glycogen debranching protein GlgX, translated to MPTTHDIQSRLFKVINDNFDVSRGAPLPLGVSIKRDGINFSVFSKHATSVQLVLYTQGEHDPLIELRLDPRYNKTGDVWHIFIRGIDPGIRYAYRMDRQPNTAPHIHYFNPAIVLLDPYAKAFSGSPQWGQLHNRRGQKVVSQKNTRRCLVVDDDGFDWGFDQPLNTPLADSVIYEMHVRGFTQHHSAGAQHPGTFRGVIEKIPYLKKLGITAVELLPINEFEEGEGDRYNPQTGQRLLNFWGYNSIGFFAPKASYAHDNQNDGPVREFKEMVKALHEAGIEVILDIVFNHTAEGQADGPTYNFRGLDNGIYYIIDPVTGEYHNYSGCGNTMNCNHPVVRDLIIDCLHYWVTEMHVDGFRFDLASILGRGQDGSVLANPPLIERIAGDPILANTKLIAEAWDAAGLYQVGEFPAWGRWAEWNGKYRDDIRRFVKSDAGMVPALAARLAGSEDLYEDDGREPFHSINFITSHDGFTLRDLVTYNDKHNLANGENNRDGTNDNYSWNCGTEGPTDDDAISNLRLRQMKNMAALLMLSHGVPMMLAGDELGRTQHGNNNAYCQDNEIGWMDWQRNRDSGDLLRFFQQLIHIRKEHPNLRRASYDRAHGAASPLITWHGTRLNQPDWSAGSRSLGMHLHSNPADFDMYLIANSYWDSLSFELPGTRSGREWHRAMDTSLVSPEDILPIGKEEILQNQKIYTVGERSVVLLISK
- a CDS encoding transcriptional repressor, encoding MNALTVKTLRTHQIRPTEKRLAILSAFQQNNYAMSHADLERELGVNCDRVTIYRTLETFETNGLIHKIVDDSPVTKYALCHPEDCSAHQHNDQHLHFQCRRCGHTFCLPLIKIPEVDLPEGYQLDSLSMVAEGLCKPCAALANS
- a CDS encoding MerC domain-containing protein; this translates as MGTFVLKIADRYNLDKLGISASLLCAIHCALVPVILPLMSAVGLGFLWSHEFEFFMIALAFVVGIWALSHGYRHAHRKLLPFVLFTIGIGIIFLSKLIFHHEYEFIILPIGAIFIVTAHWRNWKLHTHCPAADHSHDH
- a CDS encoding P1 family peptidase produces the protein MKITDIPGIEVGHSTHDTEATGCTMILCREGAIAGVDVRGSAPGTRETELLRPTFMVRKIHGIMLSGGSAFGLRTADGAMQWCAENAIGYDARGIIVPIIPAAIIFDLTNERNTDFPSVQMGYDACANAGKNFAEGQTGVGRGAMVGKIMGREFAMNGGVASAATELPGGIRVGAIAVANALGDVIDPANGQIVAGVRNPDGSGFANTLHTVIRGGFPTEADGTNTTLAVVATNAKFTKEEINKIAQMAQNGIARSTRPAHTMHDGDVVFALSTGELAADVSIVGEVAAQMVAAAIVRAVQLGNKIGE
- a CDS encoding tetratricopeptide repeat protein, translated to MKKFVLLFSMLIIFWGIVGCSGKNPVKPPEEKSYAEFVEDGWNAFQAKDYDAAIAHFLDARDKANQIEAIAGLGWCYLVKGNLANANSVLNEGLSMSGNREEIFSGLAFTRNGMKNFTVSNQFADSLLSAKPNWSFSNGLPLTVLSVYTLKSINYFLLGNFTDSLIWIQKVDGSFNPDISTTEGMTTLAQKIESESFVLTGIFAQ
- a CDS encoding T9SS type A sorting domain-containing protein; protein product: MKLAQSGTAFESEIIIKKLSADFTEIDSIVINDSQAFLDCSLQLDSDENIILNYFLPGYSQPDPDHLKTTKISNNLEILWSNLDEIALSGFDSVIDSENSIYTITTDLNPDSSMTGGGISIGKLTADGVYSNVGFYPEIVVRQKPQIELGNEGGLFIGALASNLATSEIIGFLKKIAPNGDVEWNYQFVIEDAAGLLHFIVDANNNTYLGVTHDSSNIISRELHKIDANGSREWKLSVDRPDGIGLVNVSKKLILTPDGLIHECSIFPAINVTDANNYIKTFDSSGNVIWEAFEDVRVSSDFGEKLLRLSNGQFVAGGISKREKGLYEDILINKVDTNGQLLWQYIEQADSSEKLNLIDFETDDDGNIYIAVIEDYFNNLFSITKLNNSGQVIWHQKYPGFSGTATIFTDMVIAPNGSIYLCGYTETSSDVDFITVSIAANGTENWVRYFDSNSGTLKNDYAQKILFLETGRIIVTGFTKYQNLDHLISTIAYDTNGTLQWDELYNFPGDTRFDNIRLSNDLENNIYVSAYPDGNYNDRKDAFVLKYAAGFQPGDSISWVFPEVDYGASPEFTIRDLKIFDNKIFITGKVGRECYLEAIDSLGNRIWKTTVPEVREGLNIGFDNLGNMVVLGDAPSTRLLVFAQNGTLLEVIDPEFYEEFNVFSFPPVGLVVQDSLITALSNRGFGASPQSYMNVYRYRLNGLADPPNLNLSIFANPANNRFVDLVLTTDRELSEQPFGNVAFAGDTNQVTLQALDEPERVFSGAFEFAMKGVHVISVGGTAINGVENMVTRTVNIQYAIPELPMVLPTPDNAVVFEIPGKTIEAEQLFFAESRLENDGYIARTSLTPTIATNATLKIYPKKLTFSDAKTFEIMRNESGEWVSTGVRFESDDALVQLSEFAGNEIKIVAKKNLNDLEASVSNGFELFQNYPNPFNPTTNISFSLPQATDVSIRIFDLQGRLIREYNVAGNSAGMYKIQWDGKNNHARNVGSGFYFYQLSSENTTLVRKMLLIK